Genomic DNA from Mycobacteroides chelonae CCUG 47445:
CGCCGGCATAAAACGCGATCACATGTTGAATGCCCAGCGTGACGAGCTTGCCCGCGGACGGCACCTCATCGACGGGATGGACTCTCCTCATCGCGGAACCTCCCTGGTCTCGGTGCGCACCCGCCGGCCGCGCAAGCGACGCTAGAGCGAGCGTGTTGCGGCCAGGTTGCCGGGTGTCTATATTTTGCCGACCGGTCAATCCGCTACGTATCGACGATCACATCCAATTGCCCTGCGGCAGAGACTATCGCCGACTCCAAGCGGTCGTGATGCGTGCTCGCCACTGCGAGCAGGGCCTCGGTATCGCGCCTTGCCACCGCTGTGATCATCGCCTCATGGTCGGCATGCAGCTGCAGTTGATCCGACGCCGATACCGTCCGCATCACCTGAAACGGCTCGGTCAGATTCCACGTGGCCTCGAACATGTGCAACAGGCGATGCATACCGCAAGGGGTCACCAGGGCGCGGTGAAAACGCCGGGAATGCAGGTGAAAGGCCCGTGCATCACCCTCGACGGTCGCCTGTTGCAGCAGCTCGTGTTCGGCCAGCGCTCGATCCAGGTCCTCCGAGGTAGCCAGCGCCGCGGCCTGTGCCAGCGCGGCACGCTCGAGAACGCCTCGGGTGAAATAGATCTCACGAAGTTCCGGCAGCGTGAGCTGAGCCACCCGGTATCCGCCATTGGCCCGATGATTGACAAGTCCTTCGGCGACAAGGGTCTTGAGTGCTTCCCGCACCGGGATCGGGCTGATCTGGTACGTGTCGGCCACCTCGTTGATGGGGATCATCGAGCCCGGCGGCGCGGCACCGTCCAGGATGGCCCGCCGCAGCCCGTCGAGCACACTCGTCTGGTCATGCCCGGACCGATTGGCGCGCAGCTCGTTGATCAGCCTCCGGTAGCGGAACGTACGTGACATTCGCCCTCCATCGCCGTCGTCTCACACCCGATCTTCGCAGCGCACGCGCCGGGCCGCCATCGCTGGCGACACAGAGTTAACGCGAACGTTTCATGACGCGGTGCGTTGTGACAACGCCACACCCCGCACCCTACGCGGGCGACGTACCCTGTGGGCCATGCGGATACGCGTCATCAATCCCAATACCACCGAGGCCATGACGAAGGCCATCGGGGCGGTGGCCGAATCGGCGGCCTGGCCGGGAACCAGCATCACCGCCGTCAACCCGGCGATGGGGCCGGTATCGATAGAGAGCCATTACGACGAGGCGTTGAGTGTGCCCGGTGTGCTGGCCGAAATCCGCCGCGCCGAAATCGAAGGCGCCGACGGGTATGTACTCGCATGCTTCGGCGATCCCGGCCTCGATGCCGCCCGGGAACTTGCCACCGGCCCGGTGCTCGGTATCGCCGAGGCCGCCATGCACATGGCCAGTCACCTGGGCCGGGGGTTCAGTGTGGTCACCACGCTGGAACGCACCGCCGGGCGCGCCTGGGATCTGGCCGAACGCTATGGGATGTCACGTTTCTGCCGGGGCGTGCACGGTTGCGATATCGCGGTGCTGGACTTGGAAACCAATCCCCAGACCAAGGACATTCTCATAGAACTATGCCGCCGCGCGGCCCGCGACGACGGCAGCGAGGTGATCGTGCTGGGCTGCGCGGGAATGGCCGGGCTGTGCCGGGATATCTCGGCGGAGATCGGACTCCCGGTAATCGATGGCGTGGCGGCCGCGGTGAACCTGGTGCAATCGTTGGTGTCGATGGGCCTGCGTAAATCCGGGCACGGCGAGTTCGCCGCACCTCCGGTCAAACCCTATGCCGGACTATTGGATTCGTTCGGGTCGATACCGGCGGGGTGAATCCGGCGCCAATGCTCGGCGATGTCGAGTCGTCTGGCGATCCACACCCCCTCATGAGCTTGTACGTGGTCGAGAAACCGCTCGAGCGCAACCGTGCGCGCCGGCCGGCCCACCAGCCGGCAATGTAAACCCACCGACAGCATCTTCGGGCTGCCCGCCTCCCCCTCGGCGTACAGACAATCGAAGGCATCACGCAGATGGGTGAAAAATTGTTCCCCACTGGGGAATCCGGCCGGTGAGGCGAACCGCATGTCATTCGTGTCCAGGGTGTAGGGCACCACCAGGTGGTCGATCACACCGCCGTGAGCGGGCACCCGAACCCAGTACGGCAGATCGTCGGCGTACGAGTCGGAGTCGTAGGTGAACCCCCCGTGCTCGACCACTAGCTGCCGGGTCTGTGGGGAGTCTCGCCCCGTGTACCACCCCAGAGGCGCAGCGCCAGTGAGATCGCGCACGATCTGAACCGCCTGCGCCATGTGCTCACGTTCGATATCCGGCGACACCAACTGATAGGACTGCCAGCGCAGCCCGTGACAGGCAATCTCGTGCCCAAGCTCACCGAACGCGGCCACCGCCTCCGGATTGCGCTGCAACGCCTGCGCCACCGCGAAGACGGTCAGCGGCAGGCCACGGCGCTCGAAGACCCTCAAGACGCGCCAGAGACCGGCCCGTGAGCCGTATTCGTACAGCGATTCCATGCTCATGTGCCGGTTGGGGAATGCCTCGGCCGGGACCATCTCCGAGAGAAACGTCTCCGACCCCGCCGAGCCATCCAGGACGTTGTTTTCCGCGCCCTCTTCGTAGTTGAGCACGAACTGCACCGCGATCCGCGCCTCGCCGGGCCAGCGCGGGTGTGGCGGCGTGCGCCCGTAACCCACCATGTCGCGGGGTGCCGCCTGTCCAGCCTCGTTATGAGCCATCGTGCGCACGATAGTAGGCGGCCCGATTCACCGCATCGAATCACGTTCCGGTGGATCGATTCTGATCCGGGAAAATATTGTTTCCGCGCAACACGGTGGCAACACCGGCCGCTTAGTTTCGGGTGTCACCAGCTTTCCTGGCTGGTCGACATTCGGAGGAGGTTGTGTGAGCGGCACACTCACGGCTGAGGCCATCGCCCCGACCGGCGGACACGGTGCTGCCGGGGAAAGTGTGATCAAGCCCGGCTATGACCCGGCGTTGACCAATGGCGACCTGGCACCGCTGCGGACTCAGAATTGGACCAGCTACAACTTCTTTGCGTTCTGGATGTCCGATGTACACAGTGTCGGCGGCTACGTCTTCGCGGGAAGTCTTTTCGCGCTGGGAATCTCAGCATCGCAGGTGCTGCTCGCACTGCTGGTCGGCATCGTGGCGGTGTACTGGCTGTGCAACCTGGTGGCGCGCCCTTCGCAACAGACCGGGGTGCCCTACCCGGTGACCACGCGCATCGCGTTCGGAGTGCGCGGCGCCAATCTTCCGGCCGTGATCCGCGGACTCATCGCCGTGGCCTGGTATGGCATTCAAACCTATTTGGCATCAACGGCCTTCGTGCTTCTGGCGGTGAAGTTCGAGCCCTCGCTGGGCCGCTACGCCAATGCCGACGAGTATGGCTTTCTGGGTCTGTCTTTCCTTGGCTGGGGCGGCTTCCTGCTGATGTGGGTACTGCAGGCCGCAGTCTTCTGGAACGGCATGGAGGCGATACGTAAATTCATCGACTTCTGCGGGCCCGCGGTGTACGCGGTGATGCTGGCACTTGCGCTCTATCTCGTCGTCGCGGCCGGTTGGGAAAACGTGCATTTCGGCTTGGCGTCGGGCCCGCCGAAAACGGGGTTCGCCGCAGCGGCGACGGTGCTCAGCGCGATCGCACTGGTGGTGTCGTACTTCTCGGGTCCCATGCTCAATTTCGGTGACTTCTCCCGATATGGCCGCACCTTCGACGAGGTCAAACGCGGCAATTTCCTGGGATTGCCGTTGAACTTCCTGTTCTTCGCCGTGTTGGCGGTGTGCACGGTGTCGGCCGGCGCAACGGTCATCGGACGCGGCGAGGACGGCGCCATCATCACCGACCCGGTGCTGATCGTGGACAAGATCAACAACACCACCGCGGCGGTGCTGGGCGTGCTCACCTTCGCGATCGCCACCATCGGGATCAACATCGTGGCCAACTTCGTCTCGCCCGCTTTCGATTTCTCCAATCTGGCCCCGACACGGATCAGCTGGCGTGCCGGCGGGATGATCGCGGCGGTCGGCTCGATCCTGATCACGCCCTGGAATCTCTACAACAACCCCAACACCATCCACTACACGCTCGACATTCTCGGCGCCGTGATCGGCCCACTCTTCGGAGTCCTGATCGCCGACTTCTATCTGGTGCGGGGCCGCACGGTCATCGTGGACGATCTGTTCACGCTGTCGCCGTCGGGGGCGTATTACTACCGCGGCGGTATCAACCCGGTCGCGGTGACCGCGACGGTGGTCGGTGCCGCGGTGGCCATTGCGACGGTGATCTGGGGCAGCGCGTATCTGGCCGCCTTTACCTGGTTCGTGGGCGCGGGTATCGGTTTCGCCGTCTATCTCCTCGGCATGCGATACACGCCGCGGCATCTGATTTACGGCCGGTAATCGTGGTCGCAACCCTCGCCGAGATGCGCGCACGGCACCTCGATCACATCGCCGCGTGCGGCCAGGTATGGCCCGGCTCCCCGGTCGCCCGCCAGCGCGCTCGACAACCGGCCGAAATGCTCCGAGCCGATGTACACCGGATGACCCGGCCGACCGCCGAATGTCGCGCGGACCAGTGCCGATCGGCGGCGCTCACTGGCGTGCAGCACCGCCCTGACTACTGGCCGCCCCACCGATGGCAGGTCCACCAGATGAATGAGAACTCCGGCCACATCTGTGCGCGGGTGCACAACTTCCAGCACCGCCCGCACCGATTCCGACACGCCGCCGCGCCACCGCGCGACGTCGATACCCCGTGCGGGCAAAGGTATCTCGGCCGACGCAGCGCCTTGCGTCACATAGATCTCGTCGCAACCGCCCCGATCCAGTGCTGCGACGGCCAGTTCGAGCCAGCGCCCGTTCTCGGCAAGGATCTTCGGCGTGCCGTAGCGGCTTCCGGCACCGGCCGCGAGCACCGCGCCGATGACGAGGCCCGTGCCGGTATCCGGTTGCATACGTCTATCGAACCGCACGGGCGCACCGTGCGTAATACGGGCTGAATACCGTGTTCACATCCGATAAACAGGCCGTCGTTACGGTCGCGCACATGTCGACCGCCATCGAGACACCCGCCAGTGAGATGGTGCGCCTGGCGAACAAGCCGCCCTGGTACCGATCGCTGTTCGTGCAGCTTCTGGTGGCGATCATCGCGGGCGTACTTATCGGGTGGCTGTGGCCGGAGGTCGGCGCTGATCTGCACCCCCTGGCGGACGGTTTCATCAAGCTGATCAAGATGCTGATCGCCCCGATCATCTTCTGCACGGTGGTGCTCGGGATCGCCCATGTCGGCGACCTCAAGTCCGTCGGCAGGATCGGCGTCAAGGCCCTGATCTACTTCGAGGCGGTCACCACATTTGCGCTGGTGTTCGGCCTGCTGGTGGGCAATCTGGCCAAACCGGGAGCGGGATTTCACATCGACGCGGGCACTCTGGCGACGGGGGCCGATGCCATCGCGAAGAAGACCAACAACGGTGAGCTGCCCCATACCGTCGAGTTCCTGCTC
This window encodes:
- a CDS encoding GntR family transcriptional regulator; this encodes MSRTFRYRRLINELRANRSGHDQTSVLDGLRRAILDGAAPPGSMIPINEVADTYQISPIPVREALKTLVAEGLVNHRANGGYRVAQLTLPELREIYFTRGVLERAALAQAAALATSEDLDRALAEHELLQQATVEGDARAFHLHSRRFHRALVTPCGMHRLLHMFEATWNLTEPFQVMRTVSASDQLQLHADHEAMITAVARRDTEALLAVASTHHDRLESAIVSAAGQLDVIVDT
- a CDS encoding aspartate/glutamate racemase family protein, which translates into the protein MRIRVINPNTTEAMTKAIGAVAESAAWPGTSITAVNPAMGPVSIESHYDEALSVPGVLAEIRRAEIEGADGYVLACFGDPGLDAARELATGPVLGIAEAAMHMASHLGRGFSVVTTLERTAGRAWDLAERYGMSRFCRGVHGCDIAVLDLETNPQTKDILIELCRRAARDDGSEVIVLGCAGMAGLCRDISAEIGLPVIDGVAAAVNLVQSLVSMGLRKSGHGEFAAPPVKPYAGLLDSFGSIPAG
- the puuE gene encoding allantoinase PuuE — translated: MVGYGRTPPHPRWPGEARIAVQFVLNYEEGAENNVLDGSAGSETFLSEMVPAEAFPNRHMSMESLYEYGSRAGLWRVLRVFERRGLPLTVFAVAQALQRNPEAVAAFGELGHEIACHGLRWQSYQLVSPDIEREHMAQAVQIVRDLTGAAPLGWYTGRDSPQTRQLVVEHGGFTYDSDSYADDLPYWVRVPAHGGVIDHLVVPYTLDTNDMRFASPAGFPSGEQFFTHLRDAFDCLYAEGEAGSPKMLSVGLHCRLVGRPARTVALERFLDHVQAHEGVWIARRLDIAEHWRRIHPAGIDPNESNSPA
- a CDS encoding NCS1 family nucleobase:cation symporter-1, with protein sequence MRTIVGGPIHRIESRSGGSILIRENIVSAQHGGNTGRLVSGVTSFPGWSTFGGGCVSGTLTAEAIAPTGGHGAAGESVIKPGYDPALTNGDLAPLRTQNWTSYNFFAFWMSDVHSVGGYVFAGSLFALGISASQVLLALLVGIVAVYWLCNLVARPSQQTGVPYPVTTRIAFGVRGANLPAVIRGLIAVAWYGIQTYLASTAFVLLAVKFEPSLGRYANADEYGFLGLSFLGWGGFLLMWVLQAAVFWNGMEAIRKFIDFCGPAVYAVMLALALYLVVAAGWENVHFGLASGPPKTGFAAAATVLSAIALVVSYFSGPMLNFGDFSRYGRTFDEVKRGNFLGLPLNFLFFAVLAVCTVSAGATVIGRGEDGAIITDPVLIVDKINNTTAAVLGVLTFAIATIGINIVANFVSPAFDFSNLAPTRISWRAGGMIAAVGSILITPWNLYNNPNTIHYTLDILGAVIGPLFGVLIADFYLVRGRTVIVDDLFTLSPSGAYYYRGGINPVAVTATVVGAAVAIATVIWGSAYLAAFTWFVGAGIGFAVYLLGMRYTPRHLIYGR
- a CDS encoding nucleotidyltransferase family protein; amino-acid sequence: MQPDTGTGLVIGAVLAAGAGSRYGTPKILAENGRWLELAVAALDRGGCDEIYVTQGAASAEIPLPARGIDVARWRGGVSESVRAVLEVVHPRTDVAGVLIHLVDLPSVGRPVVRAVLHASERRRSALVRATFGGRPGHPVYIGSEHFGRLSSALAGDRGAGPYLAARGDVIEVPCAHLGEGCDHDYRP